The proteins below are encoded in one region of Terriglobales bacterium:
- the lgt gene encoding prolipoprotein diacylglyceryl transferase, with product MLPRLLDFGNYGLPTYGVLAAAGLLVGLMINVRLARRDGIDPDLAWNMGIVAILSAIIGAKLLFLAGDWRYYLEHPRQILTLSTLQTGGVWQGGLVAGLLAAAWYMRKHRMPALRTADAFAPGVALGHAFGRLGCFAAGCCYGKPTDLPWGVTFTHPLANALVGTPLDVPLHPTQIYELLLELAVFTVLMWRLKRRRIAGEVMGAYLFLYGFGRYFLEFFRDDPGRGEFFGGAMSGTQILSILLVIAGGLMWMRRAPEAAT from the coding sequence ATGCTTCCCCGCCTGCTCGATTTCGGCAACTACGGGCTGCCCACGTATGGCGTGCTGGCGGCGGCCGGCCTTCTGGTGGGGTTGATGATCAACGTGCGGCTGGCGCGGCGCGACGGCATCGACCCCGACCTGGCCTGGAACATGGGCATCGTGGCGATCCTCTCCGCCATCATCGGCGCCAAGCTCCTGTTCCTGGCCGGTGACTGGCGCTATTACCTGGAGCATCCCCGGCAGATCCTGACGCTTTCCACGCTGCAGACCGGAGGCGTGTGGCAGGGCGGACTGGTGGCGGGCCTGCTTGCGGCCGCCTGGTACATGCGCAAGCACCGCATGCCTGCGCTCCGCACCGCGGACGCGTTCGCTCCCGGCGTGGCGCTCGGGCACGCTTTCGGACGCCTGGGCTGCTTCGCTGCCGGCTGCTGCTACGGCAAGCCCACCGACCTGCCCTGGGGCGTAACCTTCACACATCCGCTGGCCAACGCGCTGGTGGGAACACCGCTGGACGTGCCGCTGCATCCTACACAGATCTACGAGCTCCTGCTGGAACTGGCGGTCTTCACCGTGCTGATGTGGCGCCTGAAACGGCGACGCATCGCGGGCGAAGTGATGGGCGCGTATCTGTTCCTCTACGGCTTCGGGCGGTACTTCCTGGAGTTTTTCCGCGACGATCCCGGACGCGGCGAATTCTTTGGCGGCGCGATGAGCGGCACGCAGATCCTTTCCATCCTGCTGGTGATTGCGGGCGGGTTGATGTGGATGCGGCGGGCGCCGGAGGCCGCAACC